A single region of the Roseivivax sp. THAF197b genome encodes:
- a CDS encoding polyprenyl synthetase family protein, translating into MFEAGLKQAQARIEAGFDAWAARAPRLPVTDAMRYAVRGGKRLRGYLALESARLHGIEGGLNPALAIEAIHAYSLVHDDLPCMDDDDLRRGQPTVHRKWDEATAVLVGDALQSLGFEMCLSPECHADAAVRADLALSLARAAGAEGMVLGQALDIAAESAATPLTLDEITALQAGKTGALIVWPAEAGARLAGANPAPMRAYAEALGLAFQIADDILDVEGDAQAMGKAAGKDAARGKATFVSHLGLDGAKTRASELVDSACDALSPYGAEARGLIDAARFVIARKT; encoded by the coding sequence ATGTTCGAGGCCGGGCTGAAGCAGGCACAGGCCCGGATCGAGGCCGGGTTCGACGCATGGGCCGCGCGCGCGCCGCGCCTGCCCGTGACCGATGCCATGCGCTATGCGGTACGAGGCGGAAAACGTCTGCGTGGCTATCTGGCCCTGGAAAGCGCGCGCTTGCACGGGATCGAGGGAGGCCTGAACCCCGCGCTCGCGATCGAGGCCATCCATGCCTACAGCCTCGTACACGACGATCTGCCCTGCATGGATGACGACGATCTGCGTCGCGGTCAGCCGACCGTGCATCGCAAATGGGACGAAGCGACCGCCGTGCTGGTGGGCGACGCGCTTCAGAGTCTGGGCTTCGAGATGTGTCTTTCGCCTGAATGCCATGCGGATGCGGCTGTGCGTGCCGATCTGGCGCTGAGCCTCGCGCGCGCCGCGGGGGCCGAGGGCATGGTGCTGGGGCAGGCCCTCGATATCGCGGCGGAAAGTGCGGCAACGCCACTGACGCTGGACGAGATCACCGCCTTGCAGGCAGGCAAGACCGGGGCGCTGATCGTCTGGCCCGCGGAGGCAGGCGCGCGGCTTGCGGGCGCGAACCCCGCGCCAATGCGCGCCTATGCCGAGGCGCTGGGACTCGCTTTCCAGATCGCCGACGATATCCTCGATGTCGAGGGCGACGCGCAGGCCATGGGAAAGGCCGCGGGCAAGGATGCGGCGCGCGGCAAGGCCACCTTCGTGTCGCATCTGGGGCTTGATGGGGCAAAAACGCGCGCATCCGAGCTGGTGGACAGCGCTTGTGACGCCCTATCTCCTTACGGGGCAGAGGCGCGCGGCTTGATTGACGCGGCACGCTTCGTTATCGCCCGCAAGACCTGA
- a CDS encoding exodeoxyribonuclease VII small subunit, whose product MSDTDTPVEEMSFEAAMRALEQVVGQLERGDVPLEDSIKLYERGAALKKRCEQKLKEAEEKVAAITLDAEGQPAGTKPVDPQ is encoded by the coding sequence ATGAGTGACACAGACACCCCCGTCGAGGAGATGAGCTTCGAGGCCGCGATGCGCGCGCTCGAGCAGGTCGTGGGCCAGCTGGAACGCGGCGACGTGCCGCTCGAGGATTCGATCAAGCTCTATGAGCGCGGCGCGGCACTGAAGAAGCGCTGCGAGCAGAAGCTCAAGGAAGCCGAGGAGAAGGTCGCGGCGATCACCCTCGATGCCGAGGGACAGCCCGCTGGCACGAAGCCCGTCGATCCGCAGTAA
- a CDS encoding histone deacetylase family protein, with translation MATALITHDAALRHETPPGHPERIARIEHLLHALAGFDLVRVAAQIAGDEDIERCHPASYIGSLEGHAPARGFHQVDGDTFLSPGSLEAARCGVGGVIEAVDMVVGGKVANAFVAMRPPGHHAERQKSMGFCFFGNAAIGAKYALDVLGLERVAVVDFDVHHGNGTQDLLWHEKRALFVSSHQSPLWPGSGEPHETGAHDNVLNVPLPPGSDGARMRAVYEDRVFPRLKAFAPELIIVSAGFDAHRADPLANLNWENDDFAWVTEQLCAIAAEVSSGRVVSTLEGGYDLQALSEAGAAHVAALMEAGR, from the coding sequence ATGGCAACAGCACTGATCACCCACGACGCGGCGCTGCGTCACGAAACGCCGCCGGGACATCCCGAGCGGATCGCGCGGATCGAGCATCTTCTGCATGCGCTCGCCGGGTTCGACCTTGTCCGCGTCGCGGCGCAGATCGCGGGCGACGAGGATATCGAGCGGTGCCATCCGGCAAGCTATATCGGCTCGCTCGAAGGGCATGCGCCCGCGCGGGGCTTTCACCAGGTGGATGGCGACACGTTCCTGTCGCCGGGCAGCCTCGAGGCGGCGCGGTGCGGCGTGGGCGGCGTGATCGAGGCGGTGGACATGGTCGTCGGCGGCAAGGTCGCCAATGCCTTCGTCGCCATGCGGCCGCCCGGACATCATGCCGAGCGGCAGAAGAGCATGGGCTTCTGTTTTTTCGGCAACGCGGCGATCGGGGCGAAATACGCGCTGGACGTTCTGGGGCTGGAGCGCGTGGCGGTGGTGGATTTCGACGTGCATCACGGCAATGGCACGCAGGACCTTCTGTGGCACGAGAAGCGCGCGCTTTTTGTCTCCTCGCATCAATCGCCGCTCTGGCCGGGCAGCGGCGAGCCCCATGAGACGGGCGCGCATGACAATGTGCTGAACGTCCCCCTGCCGCCGGGCTCGGACGGCGCGCGCATGCGTGCGGTCTACGAGGATCGCGTCTTCCCGCGTCTCAAGGCCTTCGCGCCCGAGCTGATCATCGTCTCGGCGGGCTTCGATGCGCATCGCGCCGATCCGCTGGCCAACCTCAACTGGGAGAATGACGATTTCGCCTGGGTGACCGAGCAGCTTTGCGCCATCGCGGCAGAGGTCAGCAGCGGGCGCGTGGTCTCGACACTGGAGGGCGGCTATGATCTTCAGGCGCTGAGCGAAGCAGGGGCCGCGCATGTGGCGGCGTTGATGGAGGCAGGCCGATGA
- a CDS encoding response regulator gives MSDPDAHLLIVDDDERIRGLLQKFLMRHGFLVSAARDAGHARRILTGLDFDLIVLDVMMPGEDGVSLTRFIRENSATPILLLTARAETEDRIAGLEAGADDYLAKPFEPKELLLRINAILRRMPEVEPEAAQPKVISLGPIRYDVERGEMWRGEDPVRLTATEAQLMRIFCKTPGTALSRNQLVEELGRDKGQAQERAVDVQITRLRRKLEANPKEPRYLQTVRGAGYMLSPD, from the coding sequence ATGAGCGATCCCGACGCACATCTGCTGATCGTCGATGATGACGAGCGCATTCGGGGCCTGTTGCAGAAATTCCTGATGCGGCACGGGTTTCTGGTCTCGGCGGCGCGCGATGCAGGCCATGCGCGGCGGATCCTGACCGGGCTCGATTTCGACCTGATCGTGCTCGACGTGATGATGCCGGGCGAGGACGGGGTGAGCCTGACGCGCTTCATTCGGGAAAATTCCGCGACGCCGATCCTGCTTCTGACCGCCCGGGCCGAGACCGAGGATCGCATTGCCGGGCTCGAGGCGGGCGCCGACGATTACCTCGCCAAGCCCTTCGAGCCGAAAGAGCTTCTGCTCCGGATCAACGCGATCCTGCGGCGCATGCCCGAGGTCGAGCCCGAGGCGGCGCAGCCCAAGGTGATCTCGCTCGGGCCCATCCGATACGATGTGGAGCGCGGCGAAATGTGGCGCGGCGAGGATCCGGTGCGGCTGACCGCGACCGAGGCGCAGCTCATGCGGATCTTCTGCAAGACGCCGGGAACGGCCCTGTCGCGCAACCAGCTTGTTGAAGAACTGGGCCGTGACAAGGGGCAGGCGCAGGAGCGCGCGGTCGACGTGCAGATCACACGTCTGCGCCGCAAGCTCGAGGCCAATCCCAAGGAGCCGCGCTATCTGCAAACCGTGCGCGGCGCGGGGTACATGCTGTCGCCCGATTGA
- a CDS encoding MarR family winged helix-turn-helix transcriptional regulator, with protein MAEPDHNSPIGGETLLFLTDDQLRQGIEAMFFAYRGFTADPDRILADYAYGRAHHRALHFINGAPGTTVNNLLSILGVTKQSLNRVLRTLIGDGLVESRVGRSDKRERHLYLTDQGAELERALSDAQRARMRRAYRDAGPEAVSGFKRVLEAMMDPEMKRQYSALREGRG; from the coding sequence ATGGCTGAACCGGATCATAATTCTCCGATCGGGGGAGAGACGCTGCTGTTCCTGACGGACGATCAGCTTCGTCAGGGGATCGAGGCGATGTTCTTCGCCTATCGCGGTTTCACGGCCGACCCCGACCGCATCCTCGCCGATTATGCCTACGGGCGCGCACATCACCGGGCGCTGCATTTCATCAATGGGGCGCCCGGGACCACGGTCAACAACCTCTTGTCGATCCTCGGGGTCACGAAGCAATCGCTGAACCGTGTCTTGCGCACGCTGATCGGGGATGGCCTTGTCGAAAGCCGGGTGGGGCGGTCGGACAAGCGCGAGCGGCATCTTTACCTGACGGATCAGGGTGCCGAACTGGAACGCGCTCTGTCGGACGCGCAGCGCGCGCGGATGCGCAGGGCCTACCGGGATGCGGGGCCGGAGGCCGTGTCGGGGTTCAAGCGCGTGCTCGAGGCGATGATGGACCCCGAGATGAAGCGGCAATATTCCGCGCTGAGGGAGGGACGGGGATGA
- a CDS encoding branched-chain amino acid aminotransferase produces the protein MAGAYDDRDGKIWMDGQLVDWRAANVHVLTHGLHYASSVFEGERAYNGKIFLSRKHSERLHFSAGELDFEIPYSVDEIEKAKAEVLAANGFTDAYVRAVAWRGAGEDMGVAAKKNPVRLAIAAWEWGSYYGDAKMKGAKLDISKWKRPSPETIPVHAKAAGLYMICTTSKHAAEAKGCSDALFMDYRGYVAEATGANIFFVKDGEVHTPLPDCFLNGLTRQTVIGMLEERGVKVHERHIMPEELEGFEQCWLTGTAAEVTPVGQIGDYHFEVGALTRDIAQSYEDLVRA, from the coding sequence ATGGCCGGAGCATATGACGACCGCGACGGAAAAATCTGGATGGACGGCCAGCTGGTCGACTGGCGCGCCGCCAATGTGCATGTGCTGACCCACGGGTTGCACTACGCAAGCTCCGTCTTCGAGGGCGAGCGCGCCTATAACGGCAAGATCTTCCTCTCCCGCAAGCATTCCGAGCGGCTGCATTTCTCCGCAGGCGAGCTCGATTTCGAGATCCCCTATTCGGTCGACGAAATCGAGAAGGCCAAGGCGGAAGTGCTCGCGGCCAACGGCTTTACCGACGCCTATGTGCGCGCAGTCGCCTGGCGCGGCGCGGGCGAGGATATGGGCGTCGCCGCCAAGAAAAATCCCGTCCGTCTCGCCATCGCGGCCTGGGAATGGGGCAGCTATTACGGCGATGCGAAAATGAAGGGCGCCAAGCTCGACATTTCCAAGTGGAAGCGCCCCTCGCCCGAGACGATCCCGGTCCATGCCAAGGCCGCGGGCCTCTACATGATCTGCACCACGTCGAAGCACGCGGCCGAGGCCAAAGGCTGCTCGGACGCGCTGTTCATGGATTATCGCGGCTACGTGGCCGAGGCGACGGGCGCCAACATCTTCTTCGTCAAGGACGGCGAAGTGCATACACCGCTGCCCGATTGCTTCCTCAACGGGCTGACGCGCCAGACCGTGATCGGCATGCTCGAGGAGCGCGGCGTCAAGGTGCATGAGCGCCACATCATGCCCGAGGAGCTGGAAGGCTTCGAGCAATGCTGGCTGACCGGCACCGCCGCAGAGGTCACCCCCGTTGGCCAGATCGGCGATTACCACTTCGAAGTGGGCGCCCTAACCCGCGATATCGCACAAAGCTACGAGGATCTCGTCCGCGCCTGA
- a CDS encoding sulfite exporter TauE/SafE family protein, producing MEGLDTSTLLTLAAVAAGSGIVGGTLAGLLGVGGGIVIVPGLYLALSLTDMDPALIMQVAVGTSLSTIVFTSISSSWGHYKKGSIDFAILKLWAPAILVGVVIGSILGGLVSGYVLIAVFAVVALVVAGNMILRNPSPEVAPRSFSKPVWAGFGVFAGGVSAMMGIGGGTVCVPLLNFLGYDIRKAVGTSAAIGFLIGLPASIIYVITGWGADGLPPFSLGYVNVLLAVLIIPLSTLFARVGVAIAHAIPPRALRLTFGMFLLITAVRMGMDLLSGAV from the coding sequence ATGGAGGGTCTCGACACATCGACGCTTCTGACATTGGCTGCGGTTGCCGCGGGCTCCGGCATCGTCGGCGGCACGCTGGCGGGTCTCCTGGGCGTGGGCGGCGGCATCGTCATCGTGCCGGGCCTCTACCTGGCACTGTCGCTGACCGACATGGACCCGGCGCTGATCATGCAGGTCGCGGTCGGCACGTCGCTGTCGACCATCGTCTTCACCTCGATTTCGTCAAGCTGGGGCCATTACAAGAAGGGCTCCATCGATTTTGCCATTCTGAAGCTCTGGGCGCCTGCCATCCTCGTCGGTGTCGTGATCGGCTCCATCCTTGGCGGGCTCGTCTCGGGCTATGTGCTGATCGCGGTCTTCGCGGTGGTGGCCCTCGTCGTTGCGGGCAACATGATCCTGCGCAACCCGTCGCCCGAAGTGGCGCCGCGCAGCTTCTCTAAGCCTGTCTGGGCAGGGTTCGGCGTCTTCGCGGGCGGCGTCTCGGCGATGATGGGCATCGGCGGCGGCACCGTCTGCGTGCCGCTCCTGAACTTCCTGGGCTACGACATCCGCAAGGCCGTGGGCACGTCGGCGGCGATCGGTTTCCTGATCGGGCTGCCGGCCTCGATCATCTACGTCATCACGGGCTGGGGCGCGGATGGCCTGCCGCCCTTCTCGCTTGGCTATGTCAACGTGCTGCTCGCGGTGCTGATCATCCCGCTCTCGACGCTGTTCGCCCGTGTCGGTGTGGCGATTGCCCATGCCATCCCGCCCCGCGCGCTGCGTCTGACCTTCGGGATGTTCCTGTTGATCACCGCCGTGCGGATGGGGATGGATCTTCTGTCGGGCGCGGTGTGA
- a CDS encoding App1 family protein encodes MVKARLARVLHPVERALDRLRPARRRADLVIDPYLGYATPSEIILRGRVLTALRRTAPDPDGSWWTNLRQMVSLFLTKEVAAVPVRCGDTEALTDEEGYFDLHLPRGDAAPGWVVFDVTLDGEGRQLEALVVAPDAPFGVISDIDDTVLETGAYSLLRNLWTSLTGNALTRQIFPDAVDLMKGFRAAGAPVFFVSSSPWNLHHFLVRIFQRFDMPKAPIFLRDLGLSKTQFISGTHGDHKGSAIDAILAANPGLPFVLVGDTGQHDPPVYLAAAERHPGRIIRAIFREPGEGADHRDAEAMEALRALGVRVESGRDYSDVDV; translated from the coding sequence ATGGTCAAGGCACGGCTCGCACGGGTCCTTCATCCCGTTGAGCGCGCGCTCGACCGTCTGAGGCCCGCGCGGCGGCGCGCGGACCTCGTCATCGACCCCTATCTTGGCTACGCCACGCCCTCGGAGATCATCCTCCGGGGGCGTGTGCTGACAGCGCTGCGGCGCACCGCGCCTGATCCCGACGGGTCGTGGTGGACGAACCTGCGTCAGATGGTGTCGCTTTTTCTCACGAAAGAGGTGGCGGCGGTGCCGGTGCGCTGCGGCGACACCGAGGCGCTGACCGACGAGGAGGGGTATTTCGACCTGCACCTTCCCCGGGGCGATGCCGCGCCGGGCTGGGTCGTCTTCGACGTGACGCTCGACGGCGAGGGGCGGCAGCTTGAAGCTCTGGTCGTGGCCCCCGACGCGCCCTTCGGCGTGATCTCCGACATCGATGACACGGTGCTCGAGACCGGGGCCTATTCGCTCCTGCGCAACCTCTGGACGTCGCTCACGGGCAATGCGCTCACCCGGCAGATATTCCCCGATGCGGTCGATCTGATGAAGGGCTTCCGAGCGGCGGGCGCGCCCGTCTTTTTCGTGTCCTCATCGCCCTGGAATCTGCACCATTTTCTCGTGCGGATCTTCCAGCGCTTCGACATGCCGAAAGCGCCGATCTTCCTGCGCGATCTGGGCCTGTCCAAGACGCAGTTTATCTCCGGCACCCATGGCGATCACAAGGGCTCGGCCATCGACGCGATCCTCGCGGCCAATCCGGGCCTGCCCTTTGTGCTGGTGGGCGATACCGGCCAGCATGACCCGCCGGTCTATCTGGCAGCGGCAGAGCGGCATCCCGGGCGGATCATCCGGGCGATCTTTCGCGAACCGGGTGAGGGCGCGGATCACCGCGATGCCGAAGCGATGGAGGCCTTGCGGGCGCTGGGTGTGCGCGTCGAGTCTGGGCGCGATTATTCGGATGTCGACGTGTAA
- a CDS encoding ABC transporter permease produces MSEVVLTEAKTQPLGFSAGVVGAAGAFFGLFVGTSQGSGLMGIVLGGVICAALTVAAMKFLGTEMEKTFKYGLIAIFLVAGFVFGGLPGAIVLGLFGWFLGWFIYWIGRRRYREKLVPYLTGGQVLWHYAFRVLCGAILVFLITPILVVMPLSFNAEDFFTFTPEMLRLDPEGYSLKHYRDFLTNPEWTSAVWNSVRVAPVATLISVTLGTLAAIGLSQSHVPGRQAIMAILISPMIVPLIISATGMYFFYSKIGIVGTYWGVVLAHAVLGIPFVIITVTATLVGFDKSLVRASANLGANPVRTFFKVQMPLILPGVISGGLFAFITSFDEVVVVIFIGSAELQTLPWQMFTGLREQISPTILAAATILVCISIALLATVEVLRRRSERLRGLSPS; encoded by the coding sequence ATGAGTGAGGTTGTACTGACCGAAGCAAAGACCCAGCCGCTTGGTTTCTCTGCCGGGGTGGTCGGGGCCGCGGGCGCCTTCTTCGGGTTGTTCGTCGGCACATCCCAAGGGTCGGGCCTTATGGGCATCGTCCTCGGGGGCGTGATTTGCGCGGCACTTACCGTGGCCGCGATGAAGTTTCTGGGCACAGAGATGGAGAAGACCTTCAAATACGGTCTCATCGCCATCTTCCTCGTCGCGGGCTTCGTCTTCGGCGGCCTGCCGGGGGCCATCGTGCTTGGCCTCTTCGGCTGGTTCCTGGGCTGGTTCATCTACTGGATCGGGCGCCGTCGCTACCGCGAAAAGCTGGTGCCCTATCTGACCGGCGGTCAGGTGCTGTGGCATTACGCCTTCCGCGTTCTTTGCGGCGCGATCCTCGTGTTCCTCATCACGCCGATCCTCGTGGTGATGCCGCTGTCGTTCAACGCCGAGGACTTCTTCACCTTCACGCCGGAGATGCTGCGCCTCGATCCCGAGGGCTACAGCCTGAAGCATTACCGCGACTTCCTGACCAACCCCGAATGGACGAGCGCTGTCTGGAACTCGGTGCGCGTGGCGCCGGTTGCGACGTTGATCTCGGTGACGTTGGGCACGCTCGCGGCCATTGGCCTGTCGCAAAGCCACGTGCCGGGACGTCAGGCGATCATGGCGATCCTGATCTCGCCGATGATCGTGCCGCTGATCATCTCGGCCACCGGCATGTACTTCTTCTACTCGAAGATCGGCATCGTCGGCACCTATTGGGGCGTCGTTCTGGCCCACGCGGTGCTGGGCATTCCCTTCGTCATCATCACGGTGACCGCGACGCTTGTGGGCTTCGACAAATCGCTTGTGCGGGCCTCCGCGAACCTGGGCGCGAACCCGGTGCGGACGTTCTTCAAGGTGCAGATGCCACTTATCCTGCCGGGTGTGATCTCGGGCGGTCTCTTCGCTTTCATCACATCGTTCGATGAAGTGGTGGTGGTGATCTTCATCGGTTCGGCCGAGCTCCAAACGCTGCCCTGGCAGATGTTCACGGGTCTGCGCGAACAGATCTCGCCCACCATTCTGGCAGCGGCGACGATCCTCGTCTGTATCTCCATCGCGCTTCTGGCGACGGTCGAGGTGCTGCGCCGCCGGTCTGAGCGTCTGCGCGGTCTGAGCCCGAGCTGA
- a CDS encoding ABC transporter permease, whose product MTDATNDPASTAGPTPDQARRADQADREAGAPMLAADGTPLKKSLARSLRIQKARALMLVAPLLIFVLVTFIAPIGDMLFRSVENQIVSETLPRTAARIGEWDANSGEAPDEQTFEALYYDLFIAEARKEHTRLGTRLNYEQTGMSSLFRRSGRSLDDISDVYLDQFEDMNEAWDEARPWAELMGEPDWIVDQEEFDAAEMEGRMPAFRVRDEMLELLPRTAATYETFARFAQTEDEDSPLEEEPWGLVHTALYYDLMEADVSGYNGPQAALLKEADAAVADFESVNFKEGMLEIDEDWGSVETWTTLQMYSPDYTSGYFLNAVDMQKTADGPALRDADERIYGLLFKRTLFMSLVITFSCIALAYPVAYLLSNLPARTANLLMILVLLPFWTSLLVRTSAWKVMLQQQGVINDVLVWLGIVADESRLVMINNQFGTIVAMTHILLPFMILPMYSVMSTIPPSYVRAAKSLGATNTTAFWRVYFPQSVPGIGAGSILVFILSIGYYITPEIVGGTTGTFISNRIAYHISSSLNWGLAAALGSILLVVVLVLYWAYDRIVGIDNVKLGG is encoded by the coding sequence ATGACAGACGCAACCAACGATCCCGCTTCGACCGCCGGGCCGACGCCCGATCAGGCCCGCCGCGCCGATCAGGCGGATCGCGAAGCCGGAGCACCGATGCTGGCCGCCGACGGCACGCCGCTCAAGAAATCGCTGGCCCGCTCGCTACGCATCCAGAAAGCCCGCGCGCTGATGCTGGTGGCGCCGCTGCTGATCTTCGTATTGGTGACCTTCATCGCGCCCATCGGCGACATGCTGTTCCGCTCCGTCGAGAACCAGATCGTCTCCGAGACGCTGCCGCGCACGGCCGCGCGCATCGGCGAATGGGATGCCAATTCGGGTGAGGCGCCGGACGAACAGACCTTCGAGGCGCTCTACTACGATCTCTTCATCGCCGAGGCCCGCAAGGAACACACCCGCCTCGGCACGCGTCTGAACTACGAACAGACCGGCATGTCGTCGCTGTTCCGCCGCTCCGGACGCAGTCTTGACGATATCTCGGATGTCTATCTCGATCAGTTCGAAGACATGAACGAAGCCTGGGACGAGGCGCGTCCCTGGGCCGAACTGATGGGCGAGCCCGACTGGATCGTCGATCAGGAAGAGTTCGACGCCGCCGAGATGGAAGGCCGCATGCCCGCCTTCCGGGTCCGCGACGAGATGCTGGAGCTTCTGCCGCGCACCGCCGCGACCTACGAGACCTTCGCGCGCTTCGCCCAGACCGAGGATGAGGACAGCCCGCTCGAGGAAGAGCCGTGGGGTCTTGTCCATACGGCGCTCTACTACGACCTGATGGAAGCGGACGTGTCGGGCTATAACGGCCCGCAAGCGGCGCTTCTGAAGGAAGCCGACGCGGCAGTCGCCGATTTCGAGAGCGTGAACTTCAAGGAAGGCATGCTTGAGATCGACGAGGATTGGGGCTCGGTCGAGACCTGGACCACGTTGCAGATGTATTCGCCCGATTACACTTCGGGCTACTTCCTGAACGCGGTCGACATGCAGAAGACCGCGGATGGTCCGGCGCTCCGCGACGCGGATGAGCGGATCTATGGCCTCCTGTTCAAGCGTACGCTCTTCATGTCGCTGGTTATCACGTTCAGCTGTATCGCGCTGGCCTATCCGGTGGCGTACCTGCTGTCGAACCTGCCCGCGCGCACGGCGAACCTTCTGATGATCCTCGTCCTACTGCCGTTCTGGACGTCGCTTCTGGTGCGGACCTCGGCCTGGAAGGTGATGCTGCAGCAACAGGGGGTGATCAACGATGTCCTCGTCTGGCTGGGCATCGTCGCGGATGAGAGCCGATTGGTCATGATCAACAACCAGTTCGGCACGATCGTCGCCATGACGCATATCCTGCTGCCCTTCATGATCCTGCCGATGTATTCGGTGATGTCGACGATCCCGCCCTCCTACGTCCGCGCGGCGAAATCGCTGGGCGCGACCAACACGACGGCGTTCTGGCGGGTCTATTTCCCGCAATCGGTGCCGGGCATTGGCGCGGGCTCGATCCTCGTCTTCATCCTGTCCATCGGCTACTACATCACGCCGGAGATCGTGGGCGGTACGACGGGTACCTTCATCTCGAACCGGATCGCCTATCACATCTCGTCATCGCTCAACTGGGGCCTTGCGGCCGCGCTCGGCTCGATCCTTCTGGTGGTCGTCCTGGTGCTCTACTGGGCCTATGACCGGATCGTCGGCATCGACAACGTCAAGCTGGGAGGCTGA
- a CDS encoding DUF1330 domain-containing protein, whose protein sequence is MPKGYIIAHITVNDPDAYREYVERDTPILESHGGRFIVRGGESEVVEGRSENRHVVIEFPSLEAARTAYNDPAYQEVADIRRRTATSTIILAEGA, encoded by the coding sequence ATGCCCAAAGGTTACATCATCGCGCATATCACGGTGAACGACCCCGACGCCTACCGGGAATACGTCGAGCGCGACACACCGATCCTCGAAAGCCATGGCGGACGCTTCATCGTTCGCGGCGGCGAGTCCGAGGTGGTCGAGGGACGCTCCGAAAACCGGCACGTCGTGATAGAATTCCCAAGTCTCGAGGCGGCGCGGACCGCCTATAACGATCCCGCCTATCAGGAGGTCGCCGATATCCGGCGTCGGACTGCAACAAGCACGATCATCCTCGCAGAGGGGGCCTGA
- a CDS encoding extracellular solute-binding protein: MKFSKTLLATTALTVGGAAAFAAGHGNMADSMTLVSWGGAYQSSQQQAYVEPYLEMNDGVSVSWDESSAEAVAKLRAMNEAGNVTWDLVDVVAADAIRLCDEGLAMEVDHDEILAAAPDGTDASDDFGDLIVSDCYIPQIVYSTTFGYRTDMVPEGVDAPTEICDVFDLETYPGKRALEKRPINNVEWALLCDGVAKEDVYDVLATEEGQDQALAKLDTIKDEVIWWSAGADTPQLLADGEIFMGSTYNGRLFSVIEEQDQPVGMMWDAQVFDLDGWIIPADLPEERLNRVLDFVKFATDTQRLADQAKYISYGPARASSAPLVPEDMKQHMPTDPANSQNTFLYNYEFWADYRDDIDAKFQSWLAQ; encoded by the coding sequence ATGAAGTTCTCGAAAACGCTTCTTGCCACCACGGCACTGACGGTGGGCGGTGCAGCCGCATTCGCCGCAGGTCACGGCAACATGGCAGACAGCATGACGCTGGTCAGCTGGGGCGGTGCATACCAGTCCAGCCAGCAGCAGGCCTATGTCGAGCCCTACCTCGAAATGAACGACGGCGTGTCGGTCAGCTGGGACGAAAGCTCCGCTGAAGCCGTGGCCAAGCTGCGTGCGATGAACGAAGCAGGCAACGTGACCTGGGACCTCGTCGACGTCGTGGCCGCTGACGCCATTCGTCTTTGTGACGAAGGCCTGGCCATGGAAGTCGATCACGACGAGATCCTCGCAGCGGCGCCCGACGGCACCGATGCGTCCGACGATTTCGGCGACCTGATCGTCTCCGACTGCTACATTCCGCAGATCGTCTACTCCACGACCTTCGGCTATCGCACCGACATGGTTCCGGAGGGCGTCGACGCGCCGACCGAAATCTGTGACGTGTTCGACCTGGAGACGTATCCGGGCAAGCGCGCGCTCGAGAAGCGTCCGATCAACAACGTCGAGTGGGCTCTGCTCTGCGACGGTGTTGCGAAGGAAGACGTCTATGACGTGCTGGCCACCGAAGAAGGTCAGGACCAGGCGCTCGCCAAGCTCGACACCATCAAGGACGAAGTGATCTGGTGGTCGGCCGGTGCGGACACGCCCCAGCTTCTGGCAGACGGCGAAATCTTCATGGGTTCGACCTATAACGGTCGTCTCTTCTCGGTCATCGAGGAGCAGGACCAGCCCGTCGGCATGATGTGGGACGCGCAGGTCTTCGACCTCGACGGCTGGATCATCCCCGCCGATCTGCCCGAAGAGCGTCTGAACCGCGTGCTGGACTTCGTGAAGTTCGCAACCGACACGCAGCGTCTGGCGGATCAGGCCAAGTACATCTCCTACGGCCCCGCGCGTGCATCCTCCGCACCGCTCGTTCCCGAGGACATGAAGCAGCACATGCCGACCGATCCGGCCAACTCGCAGAACACGTTCCTCTACAACTACGAGTTCTGGGCTGACTACCGCGACGACATCGACGCGAAGTTCCAGTCCTGGCTGGCGCAGTAA